CAAAGCTTCTGGCGAAGCGAAACGGCTAAAGACCCCACATCAGGAACAGCTGACTGGTGTGAAAACGAAAACGGCCATCCACAAAGGGATAGCCGTTTTTTTTCGCCAGCGGAAAGCTTAGCGGAACCGCTCTTCGCGGCCGTGAGGCTCATCCCAGTTAAAGGCAGGACCAACGGAAATCACCCCGTTCGGATTAATCGTCTTGTGGCTGCAATAATAGTGATGACGGATGTGTTCAAGGTTGACCGTTTCGGCCAGACCCGGCATCTGATAAAGCTCACGCAGGAAACCATTCAGGTTCAGGTAATCACTGATGCGGTATTTATCGCATTTGAAGTGGGTCACGTATACCGGATCAAATCGCACCAGGGTGGTCCACAGGCGTATATCGGCTTCCGTCAGATGATTGCCTGTGAGATAGCGATGCTGTCCCAGCATCTGCTCCAGCCGCTCCAGCGAGCTGAACAGGGATGTCACGGCTTCATCGTAAGCTTCCTGAGAAGTGGCAAACCCCGATTTATACACGCCATTATTAACCGTGTCATAAACCCAGCCGTTCACGGCATCAATTTTGCTGCGCAGATCTTCAGGATAGTAGTCGCCAGCCCGGGCGCCCACGGCATCAAAGGCGCTGTTGAACATCCGCATAATATCGGCGGATTCGTTGCTGACGATGGTGTGTTGTTGCTTGTCCCACAGCACCGGAACGGTCACGCGGCCAGTGTATTCTTTATCGGCATGCAGATAGAGCTGATAGAGATATTCGTTCTGATACAGGCTGTCGCCCGTAGCGGCGGGAAAATCATCATCAAACGTCCAGCCGTTTTCCAGCATCAGTGGATGCACGACAGAAACTGAAATCAGGGGATCGAGGCCTTTAAGCTTGCGCATGACCAGCGTGCGGTGCGCCCAGGGGCAGGCAAGAGACACGTAAAGATGGTAACGGCCAGCCTCGGCACGAAAGCCCTCTTTGCCGGTTGGCCCTGCTTTGCCATCAACGGTAACCCAGTTACGGAAAGCCGCTTCGGAACGCTTAAAACGCCCTCCGGTGGATTTTGTGTCATACCAGTTGTCGTACCAGACACCGTCTATCAGTTGTCCCATAAATCCTCCTGAATCCCTGAATGGTTAAAACGGGCGCAGCCCCTGGCTTTCATCTGCCGCCCGGGCAGGCGGCAAAGCGAAAGCTAAGGGCTTAACGGTTCCCGCTTCGATGCTACTGAGTATAGCGGGTGTTGCTTACCATTTTTTGTTCAGGATGCGATCCAGACTGAATGCGCCAGGACCGGTAATGAACAGCAACAGGTAGCCGCCAGCGATAGTCAGATTTTTCATAAAGTTGATGGAGTTACCATCAACTGAGAAATCTGCATGGAACACGAAAGCAGTAATCAGGGTGAAGATAGCCGTGACAATCGCGGTGAAGCGGGTCAGCAAACCAAACAGAATTGCCAGACCGCCGCCAAATTCCAGCAGAATAGTCAGAGGCAGGAAGAAGCCAGGCACGCCCATGTGTTCCATATACTGTTGGGTACCTGCATAGCCGGTGATTTTTCCCCAACCCGCGACAATAAACAGCACTGGCATCAGAATACGCGCAACTAAAAAGCCAATATCTTCTAATTTTTTCATGATTAATCCTGACAAGTTTCTTTTGACGAACAACGTTGTCCGCCTCTGTGAGTTCAGGTCTGATGCGTGCTGGCGCTCAGTTCCCTTCGTTGGAAAAGATAATATTCTTGAAAGGGAATCATTGTAAGCGAGATAAACTGTC
This genomic window from Erwinia sp. E_sp_B01_1 contains:
- a CDS encoding glutathione S-transferase family protein, with the translated sequence MGQLIDGVWYDNWYDTKSTGGRFKRSEAAFRNWVTVDGKAGPTGKEGFRAEAGRYHLYVSLACPWAHRTLVMRKLKGLDPLISVSVVHPLMLENGWTFDDDFPAATGDSLYQNEYLYQLYLHADKEYTGRVTVPVLWDKQQHTIVSNESADIMRMFNSAFDAVGARAGDYYPEDLRSKIDAVNGWVYDTVNNGVYKSGFATSQEAYDEAVTSLFSSLERLEQMLGQHRYLTGNHLTEADIRLWTTLVRFDPVYVTHFKCDKYRISDYLNLNGFLRELYQMPGLAETVNLEHIRHHYYCSHKTINPNGVISVGPAFNWDEPHGREERFR
- a CDS encoding DoxX family protein, whose translation is MKKLEDIGFLVARILMPVLFIVAGWGKITGYAGTQQYMEHMGVPGFFLPLTILLEFGGGLAILFGLLTRFTAIVTAIFTLITAFVFHADFSVDGNSINFMKNLTIAGGYLLLFITGPGAFSLDRILNKKW